The genomic window GCCGATGCCCGACCTGGTGGAACTCACGCGCAACCTCCAGACGGATCTCTGGGATCCGGACGGGACCGGAGGCGGATCGGGGAAGGCCCTGCGGGACCGCGGCTTCAGGTCCTTCGTCCTCCTGCCGCTGCGCACTCCGGAGCAGCTCGTGGGGGGCCTGGCCCTGTCCAGCCGCGCGCCGGCCGCGTTCCGGGAGGCGGGGCCGGCCTACCTGGTCCACCTCGCGAAGTTCGTGGCCTCCTTCACGGTGAAGATCCTGCGCCTGCGCCAGATGGACGAGCTCAACGCGAGCCTCACGCTGGAGCGCGACCAGCAGCGCATCCTGCTCCAGATCACCAACGAGCTGGTGGAGCACCGCGATCCCCGGGACCTCTTCCAGGCCATCTCCAGGAGCCTGCGCGAGCGCTTCTCCTTCGACGGCATCGCGCTGGTGCTCGTCCAGCACGAGGCCGAACCCCTCCTCCGGTTCCTGGACTACCCCACCAACCGCGGCCACATGCAGGAGAACCAGGTCTTCACCGTCAGGAACGGGCCCAGCCAGCGGGCCATGGACCTGCGCCGGGCGCTGGTGTTCACCCGGGCCGAGCTGGACGCCTTCGAGGGGCCCATCCCCCAGGTGCTGGTGAAGGGCGAGGGCCTGGCCACCATGTGCTGCATCCCGCTGGTGTCCCGCAGCCGGGTGATGGGCGTGCTCTCCTTCCTGAGCCGCAGGGGGGACGCCTTCCCGGAGGCCACGGTGGACCTGCTGGGCCGGGTGACGGCCCAGGTGGCCGTCGCCCTGGACAACGCCTTCGCCTACGAGGAGATCCAGACCCTCCGGGACCAGCTGGCCCAGGAGAACCTCTACCTGCAGGAGGAGATGGACAAGGACTTCGGCATGGAGATCGTGGGACGCAGCCCCTCCCTCCAGAAGGTGCTGCGCCAGGTGGAGACGGTGGCCCCGTCGGACGCCACGGTGCTGCTGCTGGGCGAGACGGGCACGGGCAAGGAGCTCATGGCCCGGGCCATCCACTCCCTGAGTCCGCGGGCCGAGCGGGGCTTCGTGCAGATCAACTGCGCGTCCATCCCGGCGGGCCTGGTGGAGAGCGAGCTGTTCGGCCACGAGAAGGGGGCCTTCACCGGCGCCATCGCGCAGAAGACCGGGCGCCTGGAGCTGGCCCACCAGGGCACGCTCTTCCTGGACGAGATCGGCGACCTCCCCCTGGAGCTCCAGCCCAAGCTGCTCCGGGCCCTCCAGGAGCGCGAGTTCGAGCGGGTGGGGGGAACCCGGCCCCGCAAGGTGGACCTGCGCCTCATCGCGGCCACCAACCGCGACCTGACGGCCATGGTGGAGTCCCGGGAATTCCGCGCGGACCTCTTCTACCGCCTCAACGTCTTCCCCATCCGCGTCCCGCCCCTGCGCGAGCGCAAGGAGGACATCCCCACCCTGGTGCGGTACTTCACCCAGAAGTTCGCCCAGCGCATGCACCGCCCCATCGAGTCCATCCCCACCCGGGCCCTGGAGAAGCTGGTGGCCTGGGACTGGCCCGGCAACATCCGGGAGCTGGAGAACTTCATCGAGCGCTCCGTCATCCTCAGCCGCGGCAGGGAGCTGGAGATCCCCTTCTCCGAGCTGGAGACGGCCCGGCCGGCCCCGGCCCCGGCCGCGACGCTGGAGGAGGCCGACCGCGCCCACATCCTCAAGATCCTCGAGGCCTGCCACGGCAAGGTGGGAGGCCCGGACGGCGCCGCGGCGCGCCTGGGCATGAAGCGCACCACCCTGCAGAGCCGCATGCGCAAGCTGGGCATCTGAAGAGTGCCGATATATGGGCAGTGTGCCGATATATCGGCACTTATTTTCGGCACTTCGTCGGCAGGTGGAATCTTTTTATTGATATATTTGAATGTTACCTTTCGGCATAAATCCGGCAACCGTCTGAACGGACGGAGGTTTCCATGCTTCGAATCACACCCAGGGACCAGGACACCGGACTCACCCTGGTTCTGGAAGGCAAGTTGGCCGGCCCATGGGTGGCCGAACTGGCCCAGGCCTGGAGCAGCTGGCAGGGGCGCACCGATCCCGCCAGGGCGGTGCTGGACATGCAGGGCGTGGCCTTCATCGACGAGGCCGGCCGCGAGCTGCTGGCCCGCATCCACGGCGAAGGCGCCGGGCTGGTGGGCTCGGGCTGCTACGTGGGCCCCATCATCCAGTCCATCCTGAACGGCGGGGAACTGGGCGCCGCGGGCGTGCGCTTCCTGTGGCTGCCCCTGCTGGGGCTGGCCGCCGCCGGGGCCCTGGCCGCCGCCGAGCCCGCCGTGCCCCTGAGCCTGGCCCAGGCCCTGGACCAGGCCCTCACCCGCAACCCCGAGATCCACAAGTCGCTCCTCAACATCGCCCAGAGCCAGGACGACCGGCGCCTGGCGGCGTCGGCCCTGATGCCTTCCGTCGAAGGGGTGGCGGCCTACAGCCGCACCAAGCAGAACCTGGACTCCTTCCTGGGCATCCCCAGCCCGGGCGGACCCGACGTGGTGGGGCCCTTCAACGCGGGCCAGGTGGGCATCCGCGCCGAGGCCCCGCTGTTCGACCTGAGCCTCTACCAGCGCTGGACGGCCAGCCGCCACGGCGAGGCCTCCGCGAAGGCCCAGTCCCGGGTGGCGCGGGAGGGCATCGCCGCCCTGGTGGTGGGCCAGTACCTGCGCACCCAGCGGGCCGCGGAATCCGTGAAGGCCGCCCGGAGCCGGGTGGAGCTGGCCGGCGCCCTGGAGAAGCTCGCCGAGGACCAGCAGAAGAACGGGCTGGGCACGAAGCTGGACACCCTCCGGGCCCAGGTGCAGGTGCAGAACGAGCGCCAGCGGCTCATCCAGGCCCAGACCCAGGTCCGCACCGCCCAGTTCGGGCTGGTCAAGCTCCTGGACCTGGAGCCCTCCACGAACATCGTGCTCACGGATCCCCTCACGGCTCCCGAAGCCGCGGCCTTCACCTTCCAGGAGGCCTACGGCCAGGGCCTCGCCCAGCGGCCCGAGGTGGCGGCCCTGGACGCCCGGGAGCAGGCCGCCATGAGCCTTCGCGATTCGGCCCGCAGCCTGCGCCTGCCCTCCCTGGTGGTCACGGGGTCCTACGCGTCCATGGGCCTGTCCCCCAGCCAGCCCTGGGTGCCCACCTACACCGTGGGCCTGGGGGTCAAGGTGCCGCTGTTCACCGGCGGCAGGATCTCCGCCCAGACCGCCAAGGCCAAGCTCGAGCTGGACCGGGTCGCCGAGGAGCGCAAGGAGATCCGGGCCCAGGTCGGCCTCGAGGTCCAGGTGGCCCAGGCCGAGATGGACTCGGCCCGCAGCGAGGTGGACGTCGCCACCCAGGCCGTGGGCCTGGCCCAGGAGGCCCTGGTCCAGTCCCGCCACCGCTTCGAAGCCGGCGTGAGCAACAACATCGAGGTCATCAACGCCCAGGACGAGCTGGCCCGGGCGGAAGACAACCGCATCAACGCCCTTTGGCGCCTGAACCAGTCCCGCGCGGACCTGGCCAAGGCCATGGGCCAGCTGGAACCCCTCTTCGCCGGAAAACGGAGCCGATAATGAGCGAGACGACCGAACAGACCCCCAAGAAGGACCGCACCCGCATGGCGCTCATGACCGCCGGCGTCCTCGCCGTGCTGGTGGCCGGCGGCATGGGGTGGCACTACCGGGACCGCGTCTCCACCGACGACGCCCAGGTCGACGGCCACCTCGTGCCCGTCTCCTGCAAGGTCAACGGCAGCGTGGAGAAGGTCCTGGTGGAGGACAACCAGGCCGTGAAGGCCGGGGACGTCCTGGTGCAGCTGGACGCCCGGGACCTGCAGGCCCGCGTGGACCAGGCCCGGGCCGCCCTCGCCCAGGCCGAGGCCCAGGTGGTCTCGTCCCACGCCGACACCGACAAGGCGCGCAGTTCGTACGACCAGGCCCGCAGCTCGGACCTGCAGGTGGCCGAGGCCAACCTGGAGGCGAGCCGTTCCACCCTGGCCACGGCCAAGGCCGACCTGGAGCGCACCCGTCCCCTGGCCGAGCGCCAGGAGATCTCCGCCCAGGCCTTCGACGCCTACAGGAACCGCTTCGAGGTGGCCGACAGCCAGTACAAGGCCGCGGAGCGCCGCCTCGCCAGCGTCCGCCAGGAGTCCGACATCCGCCGCGCCGGGCTGGGCGCCCAGGAGGCCAGGACCGTCCAGGCCAAGGCCGGCATCCTCGCCGCCAAGGCGAACCTGGAAGCCCTGGAGCTCCAGCTCTCCTACACCCGCATCACCGCCCCCGTGGACGGCGTGGTCACCCGCAAGTCCGTGGAGCTGGGCCAGATCATCCAGCCCGGCCAGGGGCTGCTCACCCTCGTGCCGCTGCACCAGACCTGGATCACCGCCAACTTCAAGGAGACCCAGCTGCGCAAGGTCCGCGCCGGCATGGAGGCCGAGGTCACGGTGGACATGAACGGCATCGTCCTCCACGGGACCGTGGATTCCATCGCCGCCTCCACGGGATCCCGCCTGTCCCTGCTGCCCCCCGAGAACGCCGTGGGCAACTTCGTCAAGGTCGTCCAGCGCATCCCCGTGAAGATCAAGCTGGACGCCAAGGACGCCGCCAACGTCACGCTGCGCCCCGGCATGAACGTCGACGCCACCATCCTCACCCGCTGAGGCCCCGCACATGACGACGGAAACGCGGCACCGGGCCGTAAACCCGTGGCTCATCGCCCTCGTGGTGATGATCGCCACCTTCATGGAAGTGCTGGACACCTCCGTGGCCAACGTGGCCCTGCCCCACATCGCGGGCAACCTCTCGGCCACGGTGGACGAGGCCACCTGGGTGCTCACCTCGTACCTGGTGGCCAACGCCGTGGTGCTGCCCCTGGGCGGCTACCTGGGCGGGCTCTTCGGGCGCAAGCGCTTCTACATGACCTGCGTGGGGATCTTCACGGTCTCCAGCATGCTCTGCGGCCTCGCGCCCAGCCTGCCCTGGCTGATCTTTTTCCGCATCATGCAGGGCCTGGGCGGCGGCGCCCTGCAGCCCACGTCCCAGGCCATCCTGGTGGAGAGCTTCCCCCACGAGAAGCGGGGCGCGGCCATGGCCCTGTACGGCATGGGCGTGGTGCTGGCCCCCATCGTCGGACCCGTGCTGGGCGGATGGATCACCGACAACTACAGCTGGCACTGGATCTTTCTCATCAACATCCCGGTGGGCATCCTGTCGCTGTTCCTCACCTACCGGATGGTGCACGATCCCCCGACCCTCAAGCGCATGTCGATCAAGGAAGGCTTCAAGGTCGACTACCTGGGCATCGGCATCCTCACCCTGGGCCTGGCGGCGCTGGAGATCGTC from Geothrix sp. 21YS21S-2 includes these protein-coding regions:
- a CDS encoding sigma 54-interacting transcriptional regulator; this translates as MNVNAPARTFRDMDPPRLAQLLDAAAELGPCRDLGTLGPALFRVLQKSLPVHRMALWLGDPGEDRPETAWAAELGQDGFLARVEPMPDLVELTRNLQTDLWDPDGTGGGSGKALRDRGFRSFVLLPLRTPEQLVGGLALSSRAPAAFREAGPAYLVHLAKFVASFTVKILRLRQMDELNASLTLERDQQRILLQITNELVEHRDPRDLFQAISRSLRERFSFDGIALVLVQHEAEPLLRFLDYPTNRGHMQENQVFTVRNGPSQRAMDLRRALVFTRAELDAFEGPIPQVLVKGEGLATMCCIPLVSRSRVMGVLSFLSRRGDAFPEATVDLLGRVTAQVAVALDNAFAYEEIQTLRDQLAQENLYLQEEMDKDFGMEIVGRSPSLQKVLRQVETVAPSDATVLLLGETGTGKELMARAIHSLSPRAERGFVQINCASIPAGLVESELFGHEKGAFTGAIAQKTGRLELAHQGTLFLDEIGDLPLELQPKLLRALQEREFERVGGTRPRKVDLRLIAATNRDLTAMVESREFRADLFYRLNVFPIRVPPLRERKEDIPTLVRYFTQKFAQRMHRPIESIPTRALEKLVAWDWPGNIRELENFIERSVILSRGRELEIPFSELETARPAPAPAATLEEADRAHILKILEACHGKVGGPDGAAARLGMKRTTLQSRMRKLGI
- a CDS encoding TolC family protein; the encoded protein is MLRITPRDQDTGLTLVLEGKLAGPWVAELAQAWSSWQGRTDPARAVLDMQGVAFIDEAGRELLARIHGEGAGLVGSGCYVGPIIQSILNGGELGAAGVRFLWLPLLGLAAAGALAAAEPAVPLSLAQALDQALTRNPEIHKSLLNIAQSQDDRRLAASALMPSVEGVAAYSRTKQNLDSFLGIPSPGGPDVVGPFNAGQVGIRAEAPLFDLSLYQRWTASRHGEASAKAQSRVAREGIAALVVGQYLRTQRAAESVKAARSRVELAGALEKLAEDQQKNGLGTKLDTLRAQVQVQNERQRLIQAQTQVRTAQFGLVKLLDLEPSTNIVLTDPLTAPEAAAFTFQEAYGQGLAQRPEVAALDAREQAAMSLRDSARSLRLPSLVVTGSYASMGLSPSQPWVPTYTVGLGVKVPLFTGGRISAQTAKAKLELDRVAEERKEIRAQVGLEVQVAQAEMDSARSEVDVATQAVGLAQEALVQSRHRFEAGVSNNIEVINAQDELARAEDNRINALWRLNQSRADLAKAMGQLEPLFAGKRSR
- a CDS encoding HlyD family secretion protein, which gives rise to MSETTEQTPKKDRTRMALMTAGVLAVLVAGGMGWHYRDRVSTDDAQVDGHLVPVSCKVNGSVEKVLVEDNQAVKAGDVLVQLDARDLQARVDQARAALAQAEAQVVSSHADTDKARSSYDQARSSDLQVAEANLEASRSTLATAKADLERTRPLAERQEISAQAFDAYRNRFEVADSQYKAAERRLASVRQESDIRRAGLGAQEARTVQAKAGILAAKANLEALELQLSYTRITAPVDGVVTRKSVELGQIIQPGQGLLTLVPLHQTWITANFKETQLRKVRAGMEAEVTVDMNGIVLHGTVDSIAASTGSRLSLLPPENAVGNFVKVVQRIPVKIKLDAKDAANVTLRPGMNVDATILTR